Proteins from one Halopseudomonas pelagia genomic window:
- a CDS encoding chemotaxis protein CheB — translation MAEATAPAIGLLAGNPDKRRLLTEVLQHFGYRVSFCADPGQLDCQRLASINTDAWLLELPEESALSDWLLEHSAVPVLLGAGEIPAPDSEDYPRWERRLYNKLLPLLGPAPAGQLPSMLTVSDAITDSQPVRPPARCVWLLGASLGGPAAVKIFLDSLPADLPVAFIYAQHIDAGFEERLPGIIGRQNDWRIINCVAGSGLHDGDVLVAPIKRSLSFSPEGRVRLSDTPWPGLYQPSIETLLDQVGDAFAPACGAIIFSGMGEDGVQACRRLRQQGVEVWTQDPNSAACSVMPEAVMAAGLSSRQGNPAELAEALRAWLAQEWPVAL, via the coding sequence GTGGCTGAGGCAACTGCGCCCGCCATCGGCCTGTTAGCCGGCAATCCGGACAAGCGCCGGTTGTTGACCGAGGTGCTGCAGCACTTTGGCTACCGGGTCAGCTTTTGCGCTGATCCCGGTCAGCTGGATTGTCAGCGGCTGGCCAGTATCAATACTGACGCCTGGCTGCTTGAGCTGCCGGAGGAGTCGGCGCTGTCAGACTGGCTACTGGAACACAGCGCGGTTCCAGTACTGCTCGGTGCAGGCGAAATTCCAGCGCCTGACAGTGAAGATTATCCGCGTTGGGAACGCCGCCTTTACAACAAGCTGCTGCCGTTATTGGGTCCTGCGCCCGCGGGTCAGTTGCCGAGTATGCTGACGGTCAGTGACGCGATCACAGACAGTCAGCCGGTCAGACCTCCCGCACGTTGTGTCTGGTTATTGGGCGCTTCCCTGGGTGGTCCCGCTGCGGTGAAGATCTTCCTCGATAGCCTGCCGGCGGACCTGCCGGTCGCCTTTATCTACGCACAGCATATCGATGCCGGATTCGAAGAGCGTTTGCCTGGCATTATTGGCCGCCAGAATGACTGGCGCATTATCAACTGTGTCGCGGGCAGCGGCTTGCATGACGGCGATGTGCTGGTCGCACCGATCAAACGCAGCCTGAGCTTTTCTCCGGAAGGTCGGGTGCGCCTCAGTGATACGCCTTGGCCGGGTTTGTATCAGCCGTCAATCGAGACGTTGCTGGACCAGGTGGGCGACGCGTTCGCTCCGGCCTGCGGGGCGATTATTTTCAGCGGTATGGGCGAAGACGGCGTGCAGGCTTGCCGGCGGCTGCGCCAGCAGGGCGTCGAGGTGTGGACGCAAGACCCGAACAGCGCAGCCTGCTCGGTGATGCCTGAAGCGGTCATGGCGGCGGGTTTGAGTAGCCGTCAGGGCAACCCGGCAGAGCTGGCGGAGGCGTTACGGGCCTGGCTGGCGCAGGAGTGGCCGGTAGCGTTGTAA
- a CDS encoding chemotaxis protein CheW, with translation MSDALESLNGLIVPLAEQGLLLPNVAVAELVSFRITRDVPGAPAWFLGWTRWRDQQVPLVDPYVLLGQAQDNSGRQPRTLIMNAIGDREGVHFIGMRVWSIPRSRKVLRGEISEAGAPGPYVSQRVQLADEPELLMIPDLQAIESALEQAGLLRG, from the coding sequence ATGTCAGATGCACTGGAAAGTCTGAACGGACTGATTGTTCCGCTCGCCGAACAGGGCCTGTTGCTGCCCAACGTCGCGGTAGCCGAACTGGTCAGCTTCCGCATTACCCGTGACGTGCCGGGTGCGCCAGCCTGGTTTCTCGGCTGGACGCGCTGGCGCGATCAACAGGTACCGCTGGTTGATCCCTATGTATTGCTCGGCCAGGCGCAGGACAATAGCGGCCGGCAGCCCCGAACGCTGATCATGAATGCGATTGGTGACCGTGAGGGGGTGCATTTTATTGGCATGCGCGTCTGGAGCATCCCGCGCTCGCGCAAGGTGTTGCGTGGCGAAATCAGTGAAGCTGGCGCGCCGGGCCCTTACGTCAGCCAGCGAGTGCAGCTGGCGGATGAACCGGAACTGTTGATGATTCCGGATCTGCAGGCGATCGAGTCAGCGTTGGAGCAGGCCGGATTATTGCGTGGTTGA
- a CDS encoding ATP-binding protein — protein MKGGPGWHPLLPRSFFARTILLVLLVTLFSKLLTMFYLMSNEDLLVDRQYSHGTAMLIGSYWAAGPETRADIEKMTGMMLVPHYQVPPGEVHWPYTGIFTNQLRAELGDRTEVRVRIQGEPSIWVHQPAYQDNWLKVPLYAHPLRGQRIWMVVLWFVLIGILSTAAAWIFVRQLNKPLKKLEQAARRIGRGQSVRLLDTNCPAEIAEVYRAFNQMAQDVEQANRDRSMLLAGVSHDLRTPLTRMRLSTELLSSAEPDLTEGMIRDIEDMDAILDQFMAFMRDGSTEAVEPEDINDIIMEVVAPLNTGEEKVRLCLEPVPKVKLRRLSIKRVMSNLIDNALHHGGSGIEVCTYVTRAAAQPYLVVAVLDRGPGIDPTECESLFVPFTRGDRARTTTGTGLGLAIVKRIAETHGATVQLLNRSGGGTEARLSFPI, from the coding sequence GTGAAGGGCGGCCCTGGCTGGCATCCGTTGCTGCCACGCAGCTTCTTTGCCCGCACCATCCTGCTGGTTCTGCTGGTCACCTTGTTCTCCAAATTGCTCACCATGTTCTACCTGATGAGCAACGAGGATCTGCTGGTCGACCGCCAGTACAGCCACGGGACTGCCATGTTGATCGGCTCTTATTGGGCCGCGGGCCCGGAAACCCGGGCCGACATCGAAAAAATGACCGGCATGATGCTGGTCCCGCACTACCAGGTACCGCCCGGCGAAGTGCACTGGCCGTACACCGGCATATTCACCAATCAATTACGCGCCGAGCTTGGGGATCGCACCGAGGTCCGCGTGCGCATTCAGGGTGAGCCGTCAATCTGGGTGCACCAGCCGGCTTATCAGGACAACTGGCTGAAAGTACCACTCTATGCGCACCCGCTACGTGGGCAGCGGATCTGGATGGTGGTGCTGTGGTTTGTGTTGATCGGCATTCTGTCTACTGCCGCCGCGTGGATATTCGTCCGCCAGTTGAACAAGCCCCTGAAAAAGCTAGAACAAGCAGCCAGACGTATCGGTAGAGGGCAAAGTGTGCGTCTGCTCGACACCAACTGTCCGGCGGAAATCGCTGAGGTGTATCGGGCCTTTAACCAGATGGCCCAGGACGTCGAACAAGCCAACCGCGATCGCTCGATGCTGTTGGCCGGCGTCTCCCACGATCTGCGAACGCCGCTGACGCGCATGCGTCTATCCACCGAACTGCTGTCCAGCGCCGAGCCGGATCTGACCGAGGGCATGATTCGCGATATTGAGGATATGGACGCCATTCTCGACCAGTTCATGGCATTTATGCGCGATGGCAGTACTGAGGCGGTTGAGCCGGAGGACATCAACGACATCATCATGGAGGTGGTCGCACCGCTGAATACCGGCGAGGAAAAAGTCCGCCTGTGCCTGGAGCCGGTGCCCAAGGTAAAGCTCAGACGCCTGTCGATCAAACGGGTGATGAGCAATCTGATCGACAATGCACTGCATCATGGCGGTAGCGGGATCGAGGTCTGCACCTATGTCACGCGGGCCGCAGCTCAACCCTATCTGGTGGTAGCGGTGCTGGACCGCGGGCCGGGGATCGATCCGACCGAATGTGAATCACTGTTCGTGCCCTTTACCCGTGGCGACCGGGCCAGAACCACTACGGGCACCGGTCTGGGTCTGGCGATCGTCAAGCGCATCGCCGAAACCCATGGGGCGACAGTGCAGCTGCTCAACCGCAGTGGCGGCGGTACCGAAGCGCGGCTCAGCTTTCCGATCTGA
- the ompR gene encoding two-component system response regulator OmpR gives MTSEGEKILIVDDDVRLRRLLERFLTEQGYRVRAVENTEQMDRLLARELYSLIVLDLMLPGEDGLTACKRLRDQENTTPIIMLTAKGDEASRILGLEQGADDYLPKPFNPRELVARIKAVLRRQAPQVPGAPGGEDEEVTFGEFVLSLATRELRRGEEVHMLTTGEFAVLKALVQHPREPLTRDKLMQLARGREWDALERSIDVQISRLRRMLEPDPSKPRYIQTVWGVGYVFVPDGKHS, from the coding sequence ATGACCAGCGAAGGCGAAAAGATCCTGATTGTTGATGACGACGTTCGATTGCGCAGACTGCTCGAGCGCTTTTTGACCGAGCAGGGTTACCGGGTACGCGCGGTGGAAAACACCGAGCAGATGGACCGTCTGCTGGCCCGCGAACTGTATTCCCTGATCGTGCTCGACCTGATGTTACCCGGTGAAGATGGCTTGACTGCCTGCAAGCGCCTGCGTGATCAGGAGAACACTACCCCGATCATCATGCTCACCGCCAAGGGCGATGAAGCCAGCCGGATTCTTGGTCTGGAACAGGGCGCTGATGACTATTTGCCCAAGCCCTTCAATCCCCGCGAACTGGTAGCACGGATCAAAGCGGTGCTGCGCCGTCAGGCGCCACAAGTACCCGGGGCACCCGGTGGCGAAGATGAAGAAGTGACCTTTGGCGAGTTTGTACTCAGCCTGGCTACCCGTGAACTGCGCCGTGGCGAAGAAGTGCACATGCTTACTACCGGTGAGTTCGCGGTACTCAAGGCCCTGGTGCAGCACCCGCGCGAACCGCTAACGCGCGACAAGCTGATGCAACTGGCGCGCGGACGCGAATGGGATGCGCTGGAGCGCTCGATCGACGTACAGATCTCCCGCCTGCGCCGCATGCTCGAGCCCGATCCCTCCAAACCCCGGTATATTCAGACGGTATGGGGTGTCGGCTACGTATTTGTGCCGGATGGTAAGCATTCGTGA
- a CDS encoding Tex family protein: MESIASRIANELAVRPEQVDATVRLLDEGASVPFIARYRKEVTGSLDDTQLRYLEERLRYLREMEDRRQAILNSIADQGKLTAELERDICGAETKTRLEDLYLPYKTKRRTKGQIAIEAGLEPLADLLFGDPTLDPEQTAAGYVDADKGVADTKAALDGAKYILMERFSEQASLLETLRRALREDGRVVSKLVPGKEQDGAKFRDYFDYSEALSKVPSHRALAILRGRNEGMLSIALELGDSDVPAGTPHPCEGMIAQAFAIKDQGRAADKWLAEVVRWTWRVKLLGHLETELLGDLREGAEDEAIRVFASNLKDLLLSAPAGPRVTLGLDPGLRTGVKVVVVDATGKLVDHTTIFPHAPRNQWNESLAVLAALSKKHSVTLVAIGNGTASRESDKLAGELLKLCPQLPMQKIMVSEAGASVYSASELAAKEFPELDVTFRGAVSIARRLQDPLAELVKIDPKSIGVGQYQHDVSQVKLARSLDAVVEDCVNAVGVDLNTASAPLLTRVSGLNPSIAQNIVDYRDQHGAFASRRELLKVSRLGDKTFEQAAGFLRVMNGSNPLDASAVHPEAYPLVERIASQTGRDIRSLVGDSTFLRQLEPSQYTDEHFGIPTITDILKELDKPGRDPRPEFKAATFQEGVESIRDLKPGMQLEGVVSNVANFGAFVDIGVHQDGLVHISMLSQQFVKDPREVVKAGDIVRVKVMEVDIPRQRISLTMRLSDEPGAAGEKAGQSSGPQGERNRNQGKGQGRNQAGGAGAPASAGGTFANLFANAKDLKKR; this comes from the coding sequence ATGGAATCTATTGCCTCGCGCATCGCCAATGAACTGGCGGTTCGCCCGGAACAGGTCGACGCCACTGTCAGACTGCTTGATGAAGGCGCCAGCGTGCCGTTTATTGCCCGTTACCGTAAAGAGGTTACCGGTAGTCTGGACGATACCCAACTGCGCTATCTCGAAGAGCGCTTGCGCTACCTCCGGGAAATGGAGGACCGACGCCAGGCGATTCTCAACAGCATCGCTGATCAGGGCAAGCTGACGGCCGAGCTGGAGCGCGACATCTGCGGGGCTGAAACCAAGACCCGACTGGAAGATCTGTATCTACCGTACAAGACCAAGCGCCGGACCAAGGGCCAGATTGCTATCGAAGCCGGCCTGGAGCCGTTGGCCGATCTGCTGTTTGGCGACCCGACACTGGATCCCGAGCAGACCGCCGCCGGTTATGTGGATGCCGACAAGGGCGTTGCCGATACCAAGGCGGCTCTGGATGGCGCCAAATATATTCTGATGGAGCGTTTCAGCGAGCAGGCCAGCCTGCTGGAAACGCTGCGCCGTGCGCTGCGGGAAGACGGCCGCGTGGTCTCCAAGCTGGTGCCTGGCAAAGAGCAGGACGGCGCCAAGTTTCGCGATTACTTCGATTATTCTGAAGCACTGAGCAAGGTCCCCTCGCACCGCGCGCTGGCGATTCTGCGTGGCCGCAACGAAGGCATGCTGAGTATCGCCCTGGAATTGGGTGACAGCGATGTGCCTGCCGGTACGCCGCACCCGTGCGAGGGCATGATTGCCCAGGCGTTTGCGATAAAGGACCAGGGCCGCGCAGCGGACAAATGGCTAGCCGAAGTGGTGCGCTGGACCTGGCGGGTAAAGTTGCTGGGCCACCTGGAAACCGAGCTGCTGGGTGATCTGCGTGAAGGCGCAGAAGACGAAGCGATTCGGGTATTCGCCAGCAACCTGAAAGATCTGTTGCTATCGGCGCCCGCCGGACCAAGGGTCACGCTGGGGCTGGATCCGGGTTTGCGTACCGGGGTCAAAGTGGTGGTGGTGGATGCGACCGGCAAGTTGGTCGATCACACGACGATTTTCCCGCATGCGCCGCGTAATCAGTGGAACGAGTCGCTGGCGGTGCTGGCGGCGTTGAGCAAGAAGCACAGCGTTACCCTGGTCGCGATTGGCAATGGTACGGCTTCGCGGGAAAGCGACAAGCTGGCTGGTGAGTTACTGAAACTCTGCCCGCAGTTGCCGATGCAGAAGATCATGGTGTCCGAGGCGGGCGCCTCGGTGTACTCGGCATCGGAACTGGCCGCCAAGGAATTTCCCGAGCTGGATGTGACCTTCCGCGGCGCGGTGTCCATTGCTCGGCGTCTGCAGGATCCGCTGGCCGAGCTGGTGAAGATCGATCCCAAGTCCATTGGCGTAGGCCAGTACCAGCACGACGTGTCACAGGTGAAGCTGGCACGCAGTCTGGATGCGGTGGTGGAAGATTGCGTGAACGCGGTGGGCGTGGATCTGAACACCGCCTCCGCGCCCTTGTTGACCCGCGTCTCGGGGCTGAATCCGAGCATCGCACAGAACATCGTCGACTATCGCGATCAGCATGGAGCCTTTGCCAGCCGCCGTGAGCTGCTCAAGGTCAGCCGTCTGGGTGACAAGACCTTTGAACAGGCCGCAGGTTTCCTCCGGGTAATGAACGGCAGCAATCCGCTGGACGCCTCGGCGGTGCATCCCGAGGCCTATCCGCTGGTCGAGCGCATTGCCAGTCAGACTGGTCGTGATATCCGGAGTCTGGTCGGCGACTCGACGTTTCTGCGTCAATTGGAACCATCGCAATATACCGACGAGCACTTTGGTATCCCGACCATCACCGATATCCTCAAGGAGCTGGACAAGCCCGGCCGGGATCCACGACCGGAGTTCAAGGCGGCGACCTTCCAGGAAGGGGTCGAGAGCATCCGCGATCTCAAACCGGGGATGCAGCTGGAGGGTGTGGTCAGCAACGTGGCCAACTTCGGTGCCTTCGTCGATATTGGCGTGCATCAGGATGGGCTGGTGCATATCTCCATGCTCTCGCAGCAGTTCGTCAAGGATCCGCGGGAAGTGGTCAAGGCCGGGGATATTGTCCGGGTCAAAGTCATGGAAGTGGATATTCCGCGGCAGCGCATCAGCCTGACCATGCGGCTGTCGGACGAGCCCGGCGCCGCCGGTGAAAAGGCTGGTCAGTCGTCTGGTCCGCAGGGTGAGCGCAATCGAAACCAGGGCAAGGGTCAGGGGCGCAATCAGGCTGGCGGGGCTGGTGCGCCAGCGTCGGCCGGTGGTACCTTTGCCAACCTGTTTGCCAATGCCAAAGACCTGAAGAAGCGCTGA
- a CDS encoding PaaI family thioesterase, producing MSPFTKMLGVEFKSIEKGLCTLLLPIREEHFNGTARVHGGVIFSLLDSAMGAAAFSVLEPHESTATVECKINYTRAVIGGELECFGKVVHAGTRTVVVDGEIWQDGALVAKALGTFARI from the coding sequence ATGAGCCCATTCACCAAGATGCTGGGTGTGGAATTCAAGTCCATCGAGAAGGGCTTGTGCACCTTGTTGTTGCCCATCCGCGAGGAGCATTTCAACGGGACTGCGCGGGTTCATGGTGGGGTGATCTTCTCGCTGCTCGATTCGGCCATGGGCGCTGCCGCGTTCAGCGTTCTGGAGCCGCATGAATCCACTGCTACAGTAGAATGCAAGATCAACTACACGCGCGCGGTGATTGGCGGCGAACTGGAGTGCTTTGGCAAGGTCGTACATGCTGGTACCCGCACCGTGGTGGTGGACGGGGAGATCTGGCAGGACGGCGCATTGGTGGCCAAAGCGCTGGGTACCTTTGCGCGGATCTGA
- the gshA gene encoding glutamate--cysteine ligase, giving the protein MSPTFSNTLELLAQPTYRERLNGCQHGIEKESLRTTPTGGLASTPHPLALGSALTHPTITTDYSEALIELITPVSTSLDTLFEHLDVTHRFVYSQLDNELLWTESMPCKLPAVDADIPIAWYGTSNIGMLKHVYRRGLAIRYGKAMQCIAGIHYNFSLPPQLWAVLQEQAGDARSAQDYQSERYMDLIRNFRRYAWLLMYLFGASPAVCATFLQGRDHKLLPLGEKSLYLPYATSLRMSDLGYNNNAQSGLNVCYNSLDSYITSMQEAISLPYARYDQLGTHDAQGQWQQLNTNLLQIENEFYSPIRPKRVTRSGEKPVYALASRGVEYIEVRCMDIDPFVPLGIEPTSARFLDSFLLYCALQDSPALTEEACTETGDNFALAVKRGREPGLQLADGGQPRELKEWGLALLEDIAKCASLLDSSHQTSDYSASLALQRAKLEDAALTPSARVLEALAEHDNSFFRFALAQSQAHAREFISRPLDAETLRACKAQADSSLAEQAAIEAADEVDFDSFVEAYLSQRA; this is encoded by the coding sequence TTGTCACCAACGTTTAGCAATACCCTGGAACTGCTGGCTCAACCGACCTACCGCGAGCGGTTAAATGGTTGCCAGCATGGGATAGAGAAAGAAAGCCTGCGGACCACGCCAACGGGTGGCCTGGCAAGCACGCCGCACCCGCTGGCGTTGGGCTCGGCGCTGACGCATCCGACCATTACCACCGATTACTCCGAAGCGCTGATCGAACTGATTACGCCAGTGAGCACCAGCCTGGACACCCTGTTCGAGCATCTGGACGTCACTCACCGCTTCGTCTACAGCCAGCTGGACAATGAGTTGCTCTGGACCGAGTCCATGCCGTGCAAATTACCGGCGGTGGATGCCGACATTCCGATTGCCTGGTACGGCACCTCGAATATCGGCATGCTCAAGCATGTCTATCGTCGTGGCCTGGCTATCCGCTACGGCAAGGCCATGCAGTGTATTGCCGGTATTCACTACAACTTCTCCTTGCCGCCACAACTGTGGGCCGTATTGCAGGAGCAGGCCGGTGATGCGCGCTCGGCCCAGGACTATCAGTCCGAGCGCTATATGGATCTGATCCGTAACTTCCGCCGCTATGCCTGGCTGCTGATGTATCTGTTTGGTGCCTCGCCGGCGGTCTGCGCAACCTTTCTGCAAGGCCGCGATCACAAGCTGTTGCCGTTGGGTGAGAAAAGTCTGTACCTGCCCTATGCGACCAGTCTGAGAATGAGCGACCTGGGCTACAACAACAATGCCCAGTCCGGCCTCAACGTCTGTTACAACAGCCTGGACAGCTATATCACCAGCATGCAGGAAGCCATCAGCCTGCCCTATGCGCGCTACGACCAGTTGGGGACGCATGATGCCCAGGGTCAGTGGCAGCAACTGAATACCAACCTGCTGCAGATCGAGAACGAGTTCTACAGTCCGATCCGTCCCAAGCGTGTCACGCGCAGCGGCGAGAAGCCGGTCTACGCACTGGCGTCGCGCGGAGTGGAGTACATCGAAGTGCGGTGTATGGATATCGACCCCTTTGTGCCGTTGGGCATAGAGCCGACCAGCGCCCGCTTCCTCGACAGCTTCCTGCTCTACTGCGCGCTGCAGGACAGCCCGGCGCTGACCGAAGAGGCCTGCACCGAGACCGGTGACAACTTCGCGCTGGCGGTCAAACGCGGGCGCGAGCCTGGTTTGCAGTTGGCCGATGGCGGCCAGCCACGGGAGCTGAAGGAGTGGGGTCTGGCGTTGCTGGAAGACATCGCCAAGTGCGCGAGCCTGCTGGATAGCAGCCATCAAACCAGCGACTACAGTGCCAGCCTGGCACTGCAGCGGGCGAAGCTTGAAGACGCCGCGCTTACTCCTTCCGCGCGGGTTCTAGAGGCGCTGGCCGAGCACGACAACAGTTTTTTCCGCTTCGCTCTGGCACAGTCACAGGCACATGCTCGCGAATTTATCAGCCGGCCATTGGACGCTGAAACGCTGCGTGCGTGCAAAGCCCAGGCGGATAGCTCGCTGGCAGAGCAGGCGGCCATTGAAGCAGCGGATGAAGTGGATTTTGACAGTTTCGTCGAGGCCTATCTGAGTCAGCGCGCCTGA
- a CDS encoding flagellar basal body-associated FliL family protein, producing MRLRTTLYALLLSAVVALPAQANEEAAPAGPQYVEMKPSFVGTIGPGPRIQYMKVDVALRANDPTAVERIQYHDPLIRNALVSLFGRQTPEELATLEGKEQLKQQALEAVRAVLEEEEGKPLVDDLLFTNLVTQ from the coding sequence ATGCGATTGAGAACCACCTTGTATGCGCTGCTGTTATCCGCTGTAGTCGCGTTGCCGGCCCAAGCCAATGAAGAGGCCGCACCAGCAGGGCCGCAGTATGTGGAAATGAAGCCATCGTTTGTCGGCACCATCGGTCCCGGTCCGCGCATTCAATATATGAAAGTCGATGTGGCGCTGCGCGCCAATGATCCGACTGCGGTGGAGCGCATCCAATATCATGACCCACTGATTCGCAATGCTCTGGTATCGCTGTTCGGGCGCCAGACTCCTGAAGAGCTGGCGACGCTGGAAGGCAAGGAGCAGCTCAAGCAGCAAGCCCTGGAGGCCGTGCGTGCGGTACTGGAGGAAGAGGAAGGCAAGCCGCTGGTGGACGACCTGCTGTTTACCAATCTGGTGACACAGTAA
- a CDS encoding NADPH:quinone oxidoreductase family protein produces the protein MKAVLCKSFGPPSNLVLEEAADPVAKANEVVLDIHAAGVNFPDTLIIEGKYQLKPPFPFSPGGEAAGVISSVGEKVKHLKPGDRVMGLTGFGSFAEQIAIDAMRVLPMPKDMDFVTAAGFSMTYGTSMHALKQRANIQPGETLLVLGASGGVGLAAVEIGKAMGARVIAAASSAEKLEVAKAAGADELINYSEVSLKDAVKELTKGQGADVIYDPVGGDLFDQAVRSINWKGRLLVVGFASGRIPEFPANLALLKGSSIVGVFWGSFAAREPQANLENFQQLFAWFSEGKLKPLVSLTYKLDQYEDALEVLSSRKAVGKVVVKVRD, from the coding sequence ATGAAAGCCGTATTGTGCAAATCCTTTGGACCGCCGAGCAACCTGGTACTGGAAGAGGCCGCTGATCCGGTCGCCAAAGCCAATGAAGTGGTTCTCGACATTCACGCTGCCGGGGTCAACTTCCCTGACACCCTGATCATCGAAGGCAAATATCAGCTCAAGCCGCCATTTCCGTTTTCACCCGGTGGTGAAGCGGCGGGTGTGATTTCCAGTGTGGGCGAGAAGGTCAAACACCTGAAGCCGGGTGACCGGGTCATGGGCCTGACCGGCTTCGGCAGCTTTGCCGAGCAGATCGCCATTGACGCGATGCGCGTATTGCCGATGCCCAAGGATATGGACTTCGTCACCGCCGCTGGTTTCAGCATGACCTACGGCACCTCCATGCACGCGCTCAAGCAGCGCGCCAACATCCAGCCGGGCGAAACCCTGCTGGTCCTCGGTGCTTCCGGTGGCGTGGGTCTGGCCGCCGTGGAAATCGGCAAGGCCATGGGTGCTCGGGTCATCGCCGCTGCCTCCAGCGCCGAGAAGCTGGAAGTGGCTAAAGCTGCTGGCGCCGATGAGCTGATCAACTACAGCGAAGTGAGCCTCAAGGATGCGGTCAAGGAACTGACCAAGGGCCAGGGCGCGGATGTGATCTATGATCCGGTCGGTGGTGACCTTTTTGACCAGGCGGTGCGCTCAATCAACTGGAAGGGTCGTTTGCTGGTAGTAGGCTTTGCCAGCGGCCGCATCCCCGAGTTTCCGGCCAACCTGGCCCTGCTCAAGGGCTCGTCCATTGTCGGGGTGTTCTGGGGCTCGTTCGCGGCGCGTGAGCCGCAGGCCAACCTGGAAAACTTCCAGCAACTGTTCGCCTGGTTCAGCGAAGGCAAGCTCAAGCCGCTGGTGTCGCTGACCTACAAGCTAGATCAGTACGAAGACGCGCTTGAAGTGCTGAGCTCGCGCAAGGCCGTGGGCAAGGTCGTGGTTAAAGTCCGCGACTGA